A part of Phoenix dactylifera cultivar Barhee BC4 chromosome 2, palm_55x_up_171113_PBpolish2nd_filt_p, whole genome shotgun sequence genomic DNA contains:
- the LOC103720921 gene encoding probable galacturonosyltransferase 3 — protein MVSIVVPDDPTGQRDGKGYRRLQGCLHCIPRKDVEITTMYADASGALKVHKVNSKDLSASWMWNNYHGETHVNSKGGLWKEGSFKPQFSESRDKDQPSTDRHQQAYSISSKKLRRLQLRRKRKEKRTAELIQLSKDAELRMKIAAMDRSKHFNSTLRQHYRRDHRNHGRDSTLRLIKDQIIMAKVYASIARSMKNVDLFGYLMNQIKGIQNAIKEANSDAELQKGALEYVEAMARVLSFAKEQLYDCSLVTRKLRAMAQSSEETVIAQLKKSQFLMRFTTKTIPKPLHCLPLQLTTDYFLQDHTRKELADKAKLEDPSLYHYAIFSDNVLATAVVVNSTILHVKEPEKHIFHIVTDRMNFPAMKMWFIAHPPLDATIHVENFDEFKWLNSSYCPVLRQIKSENLKQYYFIADHPSTLSAGDENLKYKNPKYLSMLNHIRFYMPEIFPKLDKILFLDDDVIVQKDLTPLWSIDMKGMVNGAVETCKGSFHQFDGYLNFSDPMISDNFDPKGCGWAFGMNIFDLKEWKKRNITGIYHYWQNLNKDRNLWKLGTLPAGLVSFYGLTYTLDRSWHVLGLGYNPQISPSEIEKAAVIHYNGNYKPWLDLAIAKYKHYWTKYVNFNNPYLRACNFFQ, from the exons ATGGTTTCCATAGTGGTGCCCGATGATCCAACAGG CCAGAGAGATGGCAAAGGCTATAGGCGTCTGCAGGGCTGTCTGCACTGCATTCCTCGGAAG GATGTTGAGATAACTACTATGTATGCAGATGCTTCTGGTGCCCTAAAAGTGCATAAAGTAAACTCAAAGGATTTATCTGCTTCTTGGATGTGGAATAATTATCATGGTGAAACTCATGTAAATTCAAAGGGTGGACTG TGGAAAGAAGGGTCATTTAAGCCACAATTTAGTGAATCACGAGACAAGGATCAGCCTTCTACTGATCGACATCAACAAGCTTACTCAATTAGCTCAAAGAAGCTAAGGCGTTTG CAACTGCGtcgaaaaaggaaggaaaaaagaacTGCAGAGCTGATTCAGCTAAGCAAAGATGCTGAATTACGGATGAAAATAGCAGCCATGGATCGCTCCAAGCATTTCAACAGCACACTCAGGCAACATTACAGGAGAGACCATCGTAATCATGGCCGAGATTCCACTTTGAGACTAATAAAAGATCAGATCATAATGGCTAAGGTATATGCTAGCATTGCTCGTTCCATGAAAAATGTTGATCTTTTTGGGTACTTGATGAACCAGATTAAAGGAATTCAAAATGCTATTAAAGAAGCAAACTCAGATGCTGAACTGCAAAAAGG TGCTCTTGAATATGTAGAAGCAATGGCTCGGGTTCTATCATTTGCAAAAGAGCAGTTATATGATTGTTCTTTGGTAACAAGAAAATTACGAGCCATGGCGCAGTCCTCAGAGGAAACAGTAATTGCCCAACTGAAGAAAAGCCAGTTCTTGATGCGGTTCACTACAAAGACAATACCTAAACCCCTACACTGCCTTCCTTTACAGCTCACTACTGATTACTTCCTACAAGATCATACAAGAAAAGAATTAGCAGATAAGGCCAAACTTGAAGATCCATCCCTCTACCATTATGCAATCTTCTCTGATAATGTACTCGCCACAGCAGTTGTAGTCAACTCTACTATATTACACGTGAAGGAACCAGAAAAACATATCTTTCACATTGTCACAGACAGGATGAACTTTCCAGCTATGAAGATGTGGTTCATTGCCCATCCTCCTTTAGATGCAACAATACATGTGGAGAACTTTGATGAATTCAAGTGGCTTAATTCATCTTACTGTCCAGTTCTTCGCCAGATTAAATCTGAGAATCTTAAACAGTACTACTTCATAGCTGATCATCCTTCTACTCTTTCTGCTGGGGATGAAAATCTCAAGTACAAGAACCCCAAGTACTTGTCTATGCTCAACCATATAAGGTTCTACATGCCAGAAATATTTCCAAAGCTGGATAAGATACtgtttcttgatgatgatgtcaTTGTTCAAAAGGATTTGACACCACTTTGGTCTATAGATATGAAAGGGATGGTGAATGGTGCTGTAGAGACCTGCAAAGGGAGCTTTCATCAGTTCGACGGTTATCTCAACTTCTCAGACCCAATGATCTCTGATAACTTTGACCCGAAAGGCTGTGGATGGGCATTTGGAATGAACATCTTTGACTTGAAAGAATGGAAGAAACGAAATATTACAGGAATATATCACTATTGGCAAAACTTG AACAAAGATCGAAATCTGTGGAAGCTTGGGACGCTGCCTGCAGGCCTGGTATCATTTTATGGGCTGACATATACGCTTGATCGGAGTTGGCATGTTCTTGGTCTGGGCTACAATCCTCAAATCAGCCCCTCAGAGATTGAGAAGGCAGCTGTGATTCACTACAATGGGAATTATAAGCCATGGCTGGATCTTGCTATCGCCAAGTACAAGCATTACTGGACCAAGTATGTAAACTTCAACAACCCTTATCTACGAGCCTGCAACTTTTTCCAATAA